Sequence from the Gammaproteobacteria bacterium genome:
TCTGCGCCACCCATTTCATAGCCTTTAAGACGATCCTCCACGCGGTCATGAGACGAAACGAACAGAACCGGGATCTCGGCTGTAGCCCCCTGGACTTTAATCATTCGGCAGATCTCATAACCATCCATGTCCGGCAACTCGACATCAAGTAGTATCAAATCATGAGAGTGTTCAGCAAGTGCCGCAAGGCAATTCTTTCCACTATCCACAATAGTGATCTGATAATAACCTGATAATTCCTCCGTCATCAACTCCTGCATAAATGGTTCGTCTTCAACAATCAGAATCAACGGCTTACTCATCACTCCTCCCAGGTAGTTTTCCATGCAAGAAAAACAGCGGCGGGTAGCGGTTTTGCAAAAAAATAGCCTTGAACTTCATCACAGCCAAGACGGGTAACCAAGTCCAACTCCTCACGATTCTCAACACCTTCTGCAACCAGGTTGAGCTTCAAAGATTTCCCTAGTCTGACGCAAGATTCAAGTATGGCGAATCCCTTATCATCATGCGTGGCACCCATAACAAACCCGCGATCCAGTTTGATTTCAGAAAAAGGAAATCGACCAAGATTTTGCATAGTCGAATAACCGGTCCCAAAATCATCGAGAGAGAGATGAAACCCTTTAATACGCAGGCGTACTAAAATTTCGAGACAAATGGTGAGCTGCTCTGGAAAACCACTTTCAGTAACCTCAAGAATGATATCCTGAGGATGAATTCCCGCCTCCTCCACAATCTTCTCGAAGATCTCTGGCAGATCCAATTGATGTAGATTAAGCATCGAAATATTTATGGAAAGCTTTAACCGATGACCGCTCTGTTGCCACACCGCAAGTTGTTGCGCGGCCTGACGCAAAATCGTCAGAGTCAACTCATCAATCAACTGATACTTTTCCGCAGTCGGAATAAAAGCAGCAGGTCCCAACAATCCATAGTGAGGGTGTCGGTAACGTGCCAAACATTCAGCGCCGACTACACGTTGTTGCCGAAGCGCAATCTTGGGTTGGAAAAATAACGTAATATAGCCTTGCGCCATCCCCTCTTGTAGCTCTTTGGGAGAAAGCTCAATGTTTTCTTTGAGATAATCGGAGGTTTTTTTTCGTTCGTTTAATTTGGTGAGCAATTCTGCCAAATAGCGGTGTTCTACCGGTTTTTCAAGAATCCCGAGGATATTGAGGTGATAAGCGTCAGCCAAACGCTGCGCCGACTCCAAAAGGGCAGAGTGCTCTCCAGAGAGCATACACACCCCGCCGGTGAAGTTTAATTCGGCCAAGTGTCGCAAAAACTCGACACCATCCATCTTGGGCATATTGATATCGCAAATAACTAACATTGGAATAGAGTCTAGACTCTTTAATAGTTCCAGTGCCTGCGCACCATTACTCGCGCATAATATTTCCGTAATTCCCAAGTTTCGTAAGAGATCTTCGATGAATTCTCTAGTAAAATCATCATCGTCGATAATCAATACCGATGCGGGGAAGGAAATAACCGTTTGTTCTTGACTCATAATTATGAACGCTGAAGTGTCGGAGGAATCATTACGAAGAGCTGCGCGACGATGATATCGAACAACTCATGCAGTTCTTTCAAGCGCGATGCAACGGAAGCAGACAATTCCGCTGCGTTGCAGTTATCCAACTCCTGACAGCGTTCAGAGAATCCGATAGCGCCTACCGTTCCGGCCACAGATTTGATACGATGAGCAACCCTCTTGAGCATGATCACATCCTGTTG
This genomic interval carries:
- a CDS encoding hypothetical protein (Evidence 5 : Unknown function) — protein: MSQEQTVISFPASVLIIDDDDFTREFIEDLLRNLGITEILCASNGAQALELLKSLDSIPMLVICDINMPKMDGVEFLRHLAELNFTGGVCMLSGEHSALLESAQRLADAYHLNILGILEKPVEHRYLAELLTKLNERKKTSDYLKENIELSPKELQEGMAQGYITLFFQPKIALRQQRVVGAECLARYRHPHYGLLGPAAFIPTAEKYQLIDELTLTILRQAAQQLAVWQQSGHRLKLSINISMLNLHQLDLPEIFEKIVEEAGIHPQDIILEVTESGFPEQLTICLEILVRLRIKGFHLSLDDFGTGYSTMQNLGRFPFSEIKLDRGFVMGATHDDKGFAILESCVRLGKSLKLNLVAEGVENREELDLVTRLGCDEVQGYFFAKPLPAAVFLAWKTTWEE
- a CDS encoding hypothetical protein (Evidence 5 : Unknown function), whose amino-acid sequence is MSSLPASLTDPTIIDLRILAARFKGDPEKVEKYARKFIESVTKGLTEMDEAWSQQDVIMLKRVAHRIKSVAGTVGAIGFSERCQELDNCNAAELSASVASRLKELHELFDIIVAQLFVMIPPTLQRS